One genomic region from Anabaena sp. PCC 7108 encodes:
- the btpA gene encoding photosystem I biogenesis protein BtpA — translation MELYQLFKTQTPIIGVVHLLPLPTSPRWGGSLKAVIDRAEQEATALASGGVDGIIVENFFDAPFTKNQVDPAVVSAMTVVVQRIQNLVTLPIGLNVLRNDGKSAMAIASCVKAQFIRVNVLTGVMATDQGLIEGEAYQLLRYRRELGSDVKIFADVLVKHARPLSSPNLTVAVKDTIERGLADAVILSGWATGSPPDLEDLELACEAAAGTPVFIGSGANWENIDTLMQAANGVIVSSSLKRHGRIEQPIDPIRVSQFVESAHRSWNSKGESKPSSSVKLHSK, via the coding sequence GTGGAATTATATCAGTTATTCAAAACTCAAACCCCAATCATTGGCGTAGTTCACTTGCTACCCCTGCCTACCTCACCTCGTTGGGGAGGTAGCCTGAAAGCGGTGATTGACCGTGCAGAACAAGAAGCAACAGCCCTGGCCAGTGGAGGGGTAGACGGCATCATTGTAGAAAATTTTTTCGACGCACCGTTTACCAAAAACCAAGTTGATCCAGCAGTTGTGAGTGCCATGACTGTAGTGGTACAACGAATACAGAATTTAGTGACTTTGCCTATAGGTCTAAATGTTTTACGGAATGATGGCAAAAGTGCCATGGCGATCGCTAGTTGTGTCAAAGCCCAATTTATCCGCGTCAACGTTCTCACGGGTGTGATGGCGACTGACCAAGGATTAATTGAGGGAGAAGCCTATCAATTACTCCGCTATCGGCGAGAGCTAGGATCGGATGTGAAAATCTTTGCTGATGTTTTAGTCAAACACGCCCGTCCTTTAAGTTCACCTAATCTGACGGTGGCGGTGAAAGACACAATTGAAAGAGGATTGGCCGATGCCGTAATTTTATCTGGTTGGGCAACTGGTAGTCCTCCTGATTTAGAAGATTTAGAATTGGCTTGTGAGGCTGCTGCTGGTACACCAGTATTTATTGGCAGCGGAGCTAATTGGGAAAATATTGATACTCTAATGCAGGCAGCAAATGGTGTAATTGTTTCCAGTTCTCTCAAACGTCACGGGAGAATTGAGCAACCCATTGACCCGATTCGCGTCAGCCAGTTTGTAGAATCAGCCCATAGGAGTTGGAACTCTAAAGGTGAAAGTAAGCCAAGTTCTTCAGTTAAATTACATTCAAAATAG
- a CDS encoding glycosyltransferase family 2 protein → MGNSVLGKTVFFSIVIPTYNRLPILQKCLRALEMQKLSNENHIQGYEVVLVDDGSTDGTLEWLAVHKDEFPHVRCFEQDHAGAAAARNLGVEKAEGDTIIFIDSDLVVLPKFLQAHTNALVQGREKLGNDSFFTYGAVINTCNFENPTAEPYKITDFSAAFFATGNVAIPKHWLEAAGLFDNSFQLYGWEDLELGVRLKKLGLQLIKCPEAVGYHWHPPFSLQQIPKLIDQEIQRGRMGVLFYQKHPTWEVKMMIQMTWFHRLLWGILSVNGFLNERTMAPFLQWLINIGKPQLALEIARIFLNWYNVKGVYAAYEEMQDNS, encoded by the coding sequence ATGGGCAATAGTGTTTTGGGCAAAACTGTGTTTTTTAGTATTGTAATTCCAACTTATAATCGCTTGCCAATTTTGCAAAAGTGTCTCCGTGCTTTGGAAATGCAGAAGTTAAGCAACGAAAATCATATCCAAGGTTATGAGGTTGTGTTGGTAGATGATGGTTCTACTGATGGTACTTTGGAGTGGTTAGCAGTACACAAAGATGAGTTTCCTCATGTGCGCTGTTTTGAACAAGATCATGCTGGGGCTGCTGCTGCGCGAAATTTGGGGGTTGAAAAAGCAGAAGGTGACACAATTATTTTTATTGATAGTGATTTAGTGGTTTTGCCTAAGTTTTTACAAGCTCATACAAATGCTTTAGTACAGGGAAGGGAGAAATTAGGAAACGACAGTTTTTTTACTTACGGTGCTGTAATTAATACTTGTAATTTTGAAAATCCTACTGCTGAACCTTATAAAATCACAGATTTTTCTGCTGCTTTTTTTGCTACGGGTAATGTGGCTATTCCCAAACATTGGTTAGAAGCAGCGGGTTTATTTGATAATAGTTTTCAACTTTATGGTTGGGAAGATTTAGAATTAGGCGTAAGGTTAAAAAAATTAGGTTTGCAATTAATTAAATGTCCTGAAGCCGTTGGTTATCATTGGCATCCACCTTTTAGTTTACAGCAAATTCCTAAATTAATTGATCAGGAAATTCAAAGAGGAAGGATGGGCGTTTTGTTTTATCAAAAGCATCCCACATGGGAAGTAAAGATGATGATTCAAATGACTTGGTTTCATCGGTTACTATGGGGAATTCTTTCTGTAAATGGGTTTTTAAATGAAAGAACTATGGCTCCGTTTTTGCAATGGTTGATTAATATTGGTAAGCCACAGTTGGCTTTGGAAATTGCGCGGATTTTCTTGAATTGGTATAATGTGAAGGGTGTTTATGCTGCTTATGAGGAGATGCAGGATAATTCGTAA
- a CDS encoding DEAD/DEAH box helicase — translation MNLSFQELGISQERVDKIEKIGFTEPTNIQAQAIPQLLAGRDVVGQSQTGTGKTAAFSLPILEKLDVSKRAVQALVLTPTRELAMQVHDAISQFMGDDGLRVLAIYGGQSIDRQMMQLKRGVHMVVGTPGRVIDLLDRGCLKLDQVKWFVLDEADEMLSMGFIDDVIKILSQAPKERQTALFSATMPPSIRQLVNKFLNSPVTVTVEQPKAAPNKINQVAYLIPRHWTKAKALQPILEMEDPETALIFVRTRRTAAELTNQLQAAGHSVDEYHGDLSQQARERLLIRFRNRQVRWVVATDIAARGLDVDLLSHVINFDLPDSVETYVHRIGRTGRAGKEGTAISLVQSFERRKQQAFERHNRQQWQVLTIPTRAQIEARHIKKLQEQVADALTGERLASFLPIISELIEKYDAQAIAAAALQIAYDQTRPAWLQTEVDLPVEEGPAPKPKLNKRRDGDSSERNSGGNRNRSSWSKSDNNGDEDRRGSVKPKLRGRRESSPTPNNQKLGSPTGRE, via the coding sequence ATGAATCTTTCCTTTCAAGAACTAGGCATTTCCCAAGAACGTGTTGACAAAATAGAAAAAATTGGTTTTACCGAACCTACTAATATTCAAGCTCAAGCAATTCCCCAACTGTTAGCAGGTCGTGATGTGGTCGGTCAATCCCAAACAGGGACTGGTAAAACCGCAGCCTTTTCGCTACCAATCTTAGAAAAGCTAGATGTCAGTAAAAGAGCCGTACAAGCCTTGGTGTTAACTCCTACTCGTGAATTAGCAATGCAAGTTCACGATGCCATTTCCCAATTTATGGGTGATGATGGGCTGCGGGTGTTGGCAATTTACGGTGGTCAATCAATTGACCGCCAAATGATGCAACTCAAACGTGGAGTTCACATGGTTGTCGGTACTCCTGGACGGGTAATCGACTTGTTAGACAGAGGCTGTTTAAAGCTTGACCAAGTGAAATGGTTTGTCTTAGATGAAGCCGATGAAATGTTAAGCATGGGCTTTATTGATGATGTCATCAAAATCCTTTCCCAAGCTCCCAAAGAACGGCAAACAGCTTTATTTTCGGCGACTATGCCGCCATCGATTCGTCAATTGGTCAACAAGTTTTTGAACTCTCCGGTAACAGTTACCGTTGAGCAGCCAAAAGCAGCACCTAATAAAATCAATCAAGTAGCTTACTTGATCCCCCGTCACTGGACAAAAGCCAAAGCTTTACAGCCAATTCTGGAAATGGAAGATCCGGAAACAGCGTTAATCTTTGTTCGCACCAGACGCACAGCCGCTGAATTAACCAATCAATTACAAGCTGCTGGTCACAGTGTAGATGAATATCATGGTGACTTGTCCCAACAAGCCCGGGAAAGATTGTTGATCCGCTTCCGCAATCGTCAAGTCCGCTGGGTGGTAGCTACTGACATCGCTGCACGGGGATTAGATGTTGATTTGCTTTCTCACGTAATTAACTTTGATTTACCTGATAGCGTCGAAACCTACGTTCACCGGATTGGTCGAACTGGTCGTGCAGGTAAAGAAGGAACAGCAATCTCCTTAGTACAAAGCTTTGAACGGCGTAAGCAACAAGCATTTGAACGTCATAACCGCCAACAGTGGCAGGTGCTGACGATTCCGACAAGAGCGCAAATTGAAGCCAGACACATCAAGAAATTGCAAGAACAGGTAGCAGACGCTTTAACAGGTGAACGCCTAGCTTCATTTTTACCAATTATCAGCGAATTGATTGAAAAATATGATGCTCAAGCGATCGCTGCTGCTGCTTTACAAATTGCTTACGATCAAACCCGTCCTGCTTGGTTGCAAACAGAAGTGGATCTCCCCGTAGAGGAAGGCCCAGCCCCCAAACCCAAGCTCAACAAGCGTCGTGATGGTGATTCCTCAGAGCGCAATTCTGGAGGCAATCGCAACCGTTCATCTTGGTCTAAATCAGACAACAACGGTGATGAAGATAGACGTGGTAGTGTTAAGCCCAAGTTACGAGGCCGTCGTGAATCCTCACCTACCCCTAACAATCAGAAGCTAGGTTCACCAACAGGTAGAGAATAG
- a CDS encoding argininosuccinate synthase: MGRAKKVVLAYSGGVDTSVCIPYLKQEWGVEEVITLAADLGQGDELEPVREKALKSGASESLVADVKDIFIKDYAFPAIQANALYENRYPLGTALARPLIAKILVEAAAKYGADAIAHGCTGKGNDQVRFDVSCTALNPNLKILAPAREWGMSREETIAYGEQFGIPTPVKKSSPYSIDKNLLGRSIEAGTLEDPANEPPEEIYEMTKAIADTPNEPEYLEIGFQKGLPTTINGTSKNPVELIEQLNKIVGNHGIGRIDMIENRLVGIKSREIYESPAMVVLINAHRDLESLTLTADVSQYKRGIEDTYTKLVYNGLWYSPLKAALDAFIQQTQERVSGVVRLKLFKGNATIVGRWSDNSLYTPDLATYGAEDQFDHKAAEGFIYVWGLPTRIWAQHTRNQ; encoded by the coding sequence ATGGGTCGCGCCAAAAAGGTTGTTCTGGCATATTCTGGTGGAGTAGATACTTCAGTTTGCATTCCCTACTTAAAGCAAGAGTGGGGAGTAGAAGAGGTAATTACCCTAGCAGCAGATTTAGGCCAGGGAGATGAATTAGAACCAGTTCGAGAAAAAGCCCTGAAATCGGGTGCAAGTGAATCGCTGGTAGCAGATGTTAAAGATATCTTCATTAAAGATTACGCATTTCCCGCGATTCAAGCCAACGCCCTCTATGAAAATCGTTATCCTTTAGGAACAGCACTAGCTCGGCCGTTGATTGCTAAAATCTTAGTAGAAGCGGCAGCAAAATATGGTGCGGATGCGATCGCTCACGGTTGTACTGGCAAAGGTAATGACCAAGTACGCTTTGATGTTTCCTGTACAGCCCTAAATCCCAATCTAAAGATACTAGCACCAGCTAGAGAATGGGGAATGAGTCGGGAAGAAACCATCGCCTATGGTGAGCAATTTGGAATTCCTACACCAGTCAAAAAATCTTCCCCCTACAGTATAGATAAAAACTTGCTTGGTCGTAGTATTGAGGCTGGTACGTTGGAAGATCCAGCCAACGAACCACCAGAAGAAATCTATGAAATGACCAAAGCTATAGCTGATACTCCTAACGAGCCGGAATATCTAGAAATTGGCTTCCAAAAAGGGCTTCCTACTACAATCAATGGTACATCCAAAAACCCAGTTGAGTTAATTGAACAACTCAATAAAATCGTTGGTAATCATGGGATTGGGCGGATTGACATGATTGAAAACCGCTTAGTAGGCATCAAATCCCGGGAAATTTACGAATCACCCGCAATGGTAGTTCTTATTAACGCCCACCGTGACTTAGAAAGTCTCACTTTAACTGCCGATGTCAGTCAATACAAGCGGGGTATTGAAGATACCTACACCAAATTGGTATACAACGGACTTTGGTACAGCCCACTTAAAGCCGCATTAGATGCCTTTATTCAACAAACACAAGAACGAGTTTCTGGTGTGGTGCGGTTAAAACTTTTCAAAGGTAACGCCACCATAGTTGGCCGTTGGAGTGATAATTCCCTCTACACACCAGACTTAGCCACCTACGGCGCTGAAGACCAATTTGATCACAAAGCCGCAGAAGGCTTTATTTACGTCTGGGGACTCCCAACTCGCATTTGGGCGCAGCACACCAGGAATCAGTAA
- a CDS encoding vitamin K epoxide reductase family protein: MIRRRSTPWIHKKSRILIAAIAGCGSLITGYLTFEKLTGGSTACVAEAGVKGCNDVLSSPWATVFGQPLALFGLLAYISMLIFALAPLALNSEESHKNSKQLENLTWWLLLVGAIAMSVFSGYLMYILATQIKAFCPYCIGSALFSLSMLVLTIIGRDWQDIGQIFFTALIVAMVTLIGTLGIYAGVNSSGSTIGGTPGKPEQISFIPKVEPNPKFGWEITTTSGAAEIALAEHLVKVGAKEYVAYWCPHCHEQKLIFGKEAYKIISDNNVKVECANDSPQAKPELCQAAKIESFPTWIINGKTYSGVQNLSELAKITGYTGSQDFKFFR; the protein is encoded by the coding sequence ATGATTCGCCGTCGTTCTACTCCTTGGATTCATAAAAAGTCGCGGATATTAATCGCAGCGATCGCGGGATGTGGTTCCTTAATCACAGGCTATCTCACCTTTGAAAAACTAACAGGCGGCAGTACCGCTTGTGTGGCAGAAGCTGGTGTTAAGGGCTGTAATGATGTTCTTTCTAGCCCTTGGGCAACGGTTTTTGGTCAGCCATTAGCTTTGTTTGGGTTGTTGGCATACATCAGTATGCTGATATTTGCTCTAGCTCCTTTGGCATTAAACTCAGAGGAAAGTCACAAAAACAGCAAACAACTGGAAAATTTGACTTGGTGGTTGCTGTTGGTGGGAGCGATCGCTATGTCGGTGTTCAGTGGTTACTTAATGTACATCTTGGCAACCCAAATCAAAGCCTTTTGTCCTTACTGCATTGGCTCGGCTTTGTTTTCCCTGAGTATGTTAGTACTGACAATTATCGGTCGTGACTGGCAAGATATCGGACAAATATTCTTTACTGCCTTGATTGTGGCAATGGTAACGCTGATTGGCACTTTAGGGATTTATGCTGGGGTCAATTCTTCGGGTAGTACCATAGGTGGAACTCCGGGAAAACCTGAGCAAATTAGCTTTATTCCCAAAGTAGAGCCTAACCCAAAATTTGGCTGGGAAATTACCACCACATCGGGTGCAGCAGAAATAGCTTTAGCAGAGCATCTTGTCAAAGTGGGAGCCAAGGAATATGTTGCTTATTGGTGTCCTCACTGTCATGAACAGAAGCTCATCTTTGGTAAAGAAGCTTACAAAATCATTAGCGATAACAACGTTAAGGTTGAGTGCGCTAATGACAGTCCTCAAGCTAAACCAGAATTGTGTCAAGCCGCTAAAATTGAAAGCTTCCCCACTTGGATTATCAATGGTAAAACCTACAGCGGCGTACAGAACTTGTCAGAACTAGCGAAGATTACTGGTTATACAGGTTCTCAAGATTTCAAATTTTTTAGGTAA
- a CDS encoding alcohol dehydrogenase catalytic domain-containing protein, translating to MKGLWLENNQLQLRTDIPIPKPPPGEALVRVLRAGICNTDLELIKGYYPYTGIIGHEFVGVVEKGADNLINQRVVGEINAACGYCRFCRRGQSTHCENRTVLGIVNRHGAFAEYLSLPIKNLHLVPENVSTEAATFTEPIAAALEIQQQVQICKDDRVLVVGDGKLGQLIAQTLALTGCELLVVGRHKDKLVNLAARGIKTGLADAVTDKYFDISVDCTGNPEGFTTARRALRPRGTLILKSTYSGNLSLDASALVVDEITLIGSRCGPFIPALELLATGKVDIQSLIHAHYPLSQGLEAFEKAKTKGVLKVLLEMNS from the coding sequence ATGAAAGGACTTTGGCTAGAAAATAATCAATTACAATTACGCACCGATATTCCCATTCCCAAACCACCACCGGGAGAGGCTTTAGTGCGGGTTTTGCGGGCGGGGATTTGTAATACTGACTTAGAATTAATTAAAGGTTATTATCCCTATACTGGCATTATCGGCCATGAATTTGTTGGTGTTGTGGAAAAAGGTGCAGATAATTTAATTAATCAAAGAGTCGTAGGTGAAATTAACGCTGCTTGTGGTTATTGTCGATTTTGTCGTCGGGGACAATCAACTCATTGCGAAAATCGCACAGTTTTAGGTATTGTTAATCGTCATGGTGCTTTTGCAGAATATTTATCTTTACCTATTAAAAATTTGCATCTTGTCCCGGAAAATGTTTCCACAGAAGCTGCAACTTTTACCGAACCTATAGCCGCAGCTTTGGAAATTCAACAACAAGTGCAAATATGTAAAGATGACCGAGTTTTAGTAGTAGGAGATGGTAAATTAGGACAATTAATAGCTCAAACTTTAGCTTTAACAGGTTGTGAGTTATTAGTAGTAGGAAGACATAAAGATAAATTAGTAAATTTAGCAGCGAGAGGAATTAAAACCGGTTTAGCTGATGCTGTAACCGATAAATATTTTGATATCTCCGTTGATTGTACAGGAAATCCCGAAGGTTTTACTACTGCTCGTCGGGCTTTACGTCCTCGTGGGACATTAATCTTAAAAAGTACATATTCGGGAAATCTCAGTTTAGATGCTTCTGCTTTGGTGGTAGATGAAATTACTCTAATTGGTTCTCGTTGCGGTCCCTTTATTCCAGCGTTGGAATTGTTAGCGACAGGAAAGGTAGATATTCAATCTTTAATTCATGCCCATTATCCCCTTTCTCAAGGTTTAGAGGCTTTTGAAAAAGCCAAAACCAAAGGGGTTTTAAAAGTGTTGTTAGAAATGAATTCGTAA
- the rimO gene encoding 30S ribosomal protein S12 methylthiotransferase RimO yields MGDKPTIAISHLGCEKNRIDTEHMLGLLVEAGYGVDTNEELADYVIVNTCSFIEAAREESVRTLVELAEANKKVVITGCMAQHFQEQLLEELPEAVAVVGTGDYHKIVNVIERVEQGERVKQISAEPTYIADETTPRYRTTTEGVAYLRVAEGCDYRCAFCIIPYLRGNQRSRTIESIVAEAKQLANQGVKEIILISQITTNYGLDIYGKPKLAELLRALGKVDVPWIRMHYAYPTGLTPDVIAAIQETPNVLPYLDLPLQHSHPEILRAMNRPWQGRVNDGIIDRIKTALPSSVLRTTFIVGFPGETQEHFEHLLEFTERHEFDHVGVFTFSPEEETPAYSLPNQVPSEVMEERRDRIMELQQPISLKKNQQEVGKTVDVLIEQENPESGELIGRSGRFSPEVDGQVYIKGESRLGTIVPVQIQSADAYDLYGQIVSSGNR; encoded by the coding sequence ATGGGTGATAAGCCAACAATTGCCATTTCTCACCTGGGCTGCGAGAAAAATCGAATTGATACAGAACATATGTTAGGACTGCTTGTAGAAGCAGGCTACGGTGTAGATACAAATGAAGAATTAGCTGATTATGTAATCGTCAATACCTGTAGTTTTATTGAAGCCGCCAGAGAAGAATCGGTCAGAACTTTAGTAGAACTGGCAGAAGCGAATAAAAAAGTCGTGATTACTGGTTGCATGGCGCAACACTTTCAAGAACAATTATTGGAAGAGTTGCCAGAAGCAGTAGCCGTAGTTGGCACAGGCGATTATCACAAAATTGTCAATGTCATAGAGCGGGTAGAACAAGGGGAACGAGTTAAACAAATTAGCGCCGAACCAACCTACATAGCCGATGAAACCACACCACGCTACCGGACAACAACAGAAGGAGTAGCTTACCTGCGAGTTGCTGAAGGATGCGATTATCGTTGTGCATTTTGTATTATTCCCTATTTAAGAGGGAACCAGCGATCGCGTACTATTGAATCTATAGTCGCTGAAGCCAAGCAATTGGCTAATCAAGGGGTAAAAGAAATTATTCTGATTTCCCAAATCACTACAAATTATGGTTTGGATATTTACGGAAAGCCAAAGTTAGCGGAACTGCTCCGCGCTTTAGGGAAAGTAGATGTACCGTGGATCAGAATGCACTATGCCTATCCCACCGGACTCACCCCAGACGTAATAGCGGCGATTCAAGAAACACCCAATGTTCTGCCTTACTTAGATTTGCCCTTGCAACATTCTCATCCAGAGATTCTTCGTGCCATGAACCGTCCCTGGCAAGGACGGGTAAATGATGGAATTATTGATCGCATCAAAACAGCGTTACCATCGTCAGTGCTGCGAACAACCTTTATCGTTGGCTTTCCTGGAGAAACTCAAGAGCATTTTGAGCATTTGCTAGAGTTCACAGAACGACACGAATTTGATCATGTGGGTGTCTTCACCTTTTCGCCAGAAGAGGAAACCCCAGCCTACAGTTTACCCAATCAAGTTCCTTCAGAAGTGATGGAAGAGCGCCGTGACAGAATCATGGAACTCCAGCAACCAATTTCTCTCAAGAAAAATCAGCAGGAAGTAGGCAAAACCGTCGATGTCCTGATTGAGCAAGAAAACCCCGAAAGTGGAGAATTAATCGGCCGTTCCGGTAGATTTTCCCCAGAAGTCGATGGTCAAGTCTATATTAAAGGCGAGTCTAGGCTAGGAACCATCGTGCCAGTACAAATCCAAAGTGCCGATGCCTACGACCTCTATGGTCAAATCGTCAGTTCAGGGAATAGGTGA
- a CDS encoding DedA family protein, with product MSLELISLENIQEIARNYGYWAIFLGILLENLGIPLPGETVTLVGGFLAGSDELNYWLVLGDAVAGAVIGGNCGYWIGRVGGWPFLLQVGKIFRISEARLLSIKEQFSENAAKAVFFGRFFALLRIFAAPLAGIAEMSFGKFLVYNLAGASAWASVMVTLAFFAGKIISLEQLVTWVSKFAILALLILVVVIVVPIWWESRQIKQETGE from the coding sequence ATGTCTCTTGAGCTAATTTCACTAGAAAACATCCAAGAAATTGCCCGTAATTACGGTTATTGGGCAATTTTTTTAGGAATTTTGCTAGAGAATTTGGGCATTCCTCTTCCTGGTGAAACCGTGACTTTAGTAGGCGGTTTTCTGGCTGGCAGTGATGAACTAAATTACTGGCTGGTTCTCGGTGACGCTGTTGCAGGTGCTGTCATTGGCGGTAACTGCGGCTATTGGATTGGTAGAGTTGGTGGTTGGCCTTTCTTGCTACAAGTAGGAAAAATATTCCGCATATCTGAAGCACGACTACTGAGTATTAAAGAACAATTTAGTGAAAACGCTGCTAAAGCTGTATTTTTTGGGCGATTTTTTGCATTGCTAAGAATTTTTGCTGCACCACTTGCTGGTATTGCCGAAATGTCCTTTGGGAAGTTCTTGGTATACAACTTGGCCGGGGCATCTGCCTGGGCTAGTGTGATGGTGACTTTAGCTTTCTTTGCAGGCAAAATTATTTCCTTAGAACAATTAGTGACTTGGGTCAGCAAATTTGCAATTTTGGCGCTATTAATCTTAGTTGTTGTGATTGTTGTGCCTATTTGGTGGGAATCTCGCCAAATCAAACAGGAAACTGGGGAATAG
- a CDS encoding BCD family MFS transporter, with product MAIGDTFDTPNQPLALPKVNILTMFRLGLFQMGLSMMAILTLGVLNRVMIQEIAIPATLVALVLALPSFVAPTRILFGQMSDSKPLLGYHRTAYVWVGAGIFAIAAFLAVQVMWQLNAANIGDKWVWTTQTIGWTAVLGLVFAVYGLAICASGTAFAALLVDISEEDNRSQVVGIVWSMLMVGIIVGAIISSSLLQQLTTDAPIETLQAAINRLFQIVPGIVFCLAIVATVGVEKKYSRFFNRSTPGNREDSITLSGAWKILTASPQTGLFFTFLLVMTISLFMQDPILEPYAGQVFKMPLAESTKLNVFYGTGILISYGITGFFIVPRLGKRRTIKLGCILVAFAALLLGFSGFSANPSVLKSTLVLFGLATGFVTTAAVSLMLDLTIAEAAGTFIGAWGLAQSISRGIATVIGGTVLDVGRRLLPDNLVLAYGLVFALEAAGMLVSIWFLNRVNVTEFQTNTKQALASVLESDLD from the coding sequence ATGGCAATTGGTGATACTTTTGATACCCCAAATCAACCCCTAGCTCTACCAAAGGTCAACATTTTGACCATGTTCCGGCTAGGATTATTTCAAATGGGGTTGAGTATGATGGCTATCTTGACTCTGGGGGTACTCAACCGAGTCATGATTCAGGAAATCGCAATTCCGGCCACATTGGTGGCTTTGGTGTTAGCATTACCTTCATTTGTCGCACCAACGCGGATTTTGTTTGGTCAAATGTCCGATTCTAAACCGTTGTTAGGTTATCATCGCACGGCTTATGTATGGGTAGGAGCAGGAATATTTGCGATCGCAGCTTTTTTAGCGGTACAAGTAATGTGGCAGTTAAATGCCGCTAATATTGGTGATAAGTGGGTATGGACTACCCAAACAATCGGTTGGACAGCGGTTCTAGGTTTAGTTTTCGCAGTTTATGGACTGGCCATTTGCGCTAGTGGTACAGCTTTTGCAGCTTTATTAGTTGATATTTCCGAAGAAGACAACCGTTCCCAAGTTGTCGGTATTGTTTGGTCAATGTTGATGGTAGGGATTATAGTTGGGGCAATTATTAGTTCTAGCTTATTGCAGCAATTAACCACAGACGCACCCATAGAAACTTTACAAGCGGCAATAAATAGATTATTTCAGATTGTTCCGGGAATAGTTTTTTGTTTAGCAATTGTCGCAACTGTAGGTGTAGAAAAAAAATATTCTCGTTTTTTCAACCGTTCCACTCCAGGAAACCGGGAAGATAGTATTACTTTAAGTGGTGCGTGGAAAATCTTAACAGCTAGTCCGCAAACAGGTTTATTTTTCACCTTTTTATTAGTGATGACTATTAGCTTGTTTATGCAAGATCCCATTTTAGAACCTTATGCGGGACAAGTCTTTAAAATGCCCTTAGCGGAAAGTACCAAACTCAATGTTTTTTATGGAACAGGTATTCTAATTTCCTATGGGATTACAGGTTTTTTTATTGTCCCCCGTTTGGGTAAAAGGAGAACAATAAAATTAGGTTGTATTTTAGTAGCATTTGCCGCTTTATTACTAGGTTTTTCAGGATTTTCGGCGAATCCATCTGTGCTGAAATCAACTTTAGTTTTATTTGGTTTAGCTACTGGTTTTGTCACCACCGCAGCAGTGAGTTTAATGCTAGATTTAACAATTGCCGAAGCCGCAGGTACATTTATTGGCGCTTGGGGACTGGCTCAGTCTATATCTAGAGGAATCGCAACTGTAATTGGTGGTACTGTTTTAGATGTGGGGCGCAGATTGTTACCAGATAACTTAGTATTAGCTTATGGGTTGGTATTTGCGTTAGAAGCTGCGGGAATGTTGGTATCAATTTGGTTTTTGAATCGTGTTAATGTGACAGAGTTTCAAACCAACACCAAACAAGCTTTAGCTTCTGTTTTAGAAAGTGATTTAGATTAA
- a CDS encoding inositol monophosphatase family protein, translating into MNDFWDTILDFAETTTTRVGKQLMQEFGKVQASQKADGSLVTKSDKWADQEIRDAIVSTFSGYGILSEESDLTFPDKEWCWVIDPLDGTTNFTRGIPIWSISLGLLYRGTPIFGYVYAPPLNQAFHGFWAGSSGLTTPTGAFLNNHPIHTSNDAPSKNHFFNLCSRSTAIIQPGFPCKLRMLGVASYNFLTVATGAVLGGVEATPKVWDIAGAWVIVQAAGGTWVSLNSEPFPLSPGMDYSDRSFPTMVVSNSDVIPIFTPFLEGVKF; encoded by the coding sequence ATGAACGATTTTTGGGATACAATTTTAGACTTTGCAGAAACCACTACGACTAGAGTGGGAAAGCAATTAATGCAGGAATTTGGGAAAGTTCAAGCTTCTCAAAAAGCTGATGGTAGTTTAGTAACAAAATCAGATAAATGGGCAGATCAAGAAATTCGAGATGCCATTGTTTCTACTTTCTCAGGTTATGGCATTTTGAGCGAAGAAAGTGATCTAACTTTTCCTGATAAAGAATGGTGTTGGGTAATTGATCCTTTGGATGGTACAACCAATTTTACTAGAGGAATTCCGATTTGGTCGATTTCTCTGGGTCTGCTTTATCGAGGAACGCCCATTTTTGGCTATGTTTACGCGCCACCATTAAATCAAGCCTTTCACGGATTTTGGGCGGGTTCATCAGGCTTAACAACGCCAACGGGAGCATTTTTAAATAATCATCCCATTCATACAAGTAATGATGCTCCGAGCAAAAACCACTTCTTTAACCTTTGTTCTCGCAGTACCGCCATTATTCAACCCGGCTTTCCCTGTAAACTGCGGATGTTAGGGGTTGCTAGTTATAACTTTCTCACAGTCGCTACTGGTGCGGTTTTGGGAGGAGTTGAAGCTACACCAAAGGTATGGGATATTGCAGGTGCTTGGGTAATTGTGCAAGCTGCTGGAGGTACGTGGGTATCTCTGAATTCTGAGCCTTTTCCATTATCGCCCGGAATGGATTATAGCGATCGCTCTTTTCCGACCATGGTTGTCAGTAATTCAGATGTAATTCCAATATTTACACCATTTTTAGAAGGTGTGAAATTTTAA